From a region of the Lepus europaeus isolate LE1 chromosome 17, mLepTim1.pri, whole genome shotgun sequence genome:
- the FAM170B gene encoding protein FAM170B, which produces MKRHFSDHRGEQSPADGTTLSLTTPESTQESLGVCWPGILKDTHSPPPGPAIPHDEDTWFASRARRVLGWSSSPSSQSASEYQSYSQYKSCCSCVCDEEGPPQSVCALYTHVQTVRGVAVAWETEEGFEPISRKPRIREAEFIKRQRRKGSSFEMASNTDLRWELEACQDDCCSEPEDPEQLLECSPQELRAPPDWLVTTNYGLRCVACCRVFPTLGELLEHAQYGIREGFSCQIFFEEMLERRRARERAQDPQLEEEEEDEEGEEEEEEQSPSDTSEYPSPKDKVLQSQQLPQKQQ; this is translated from the exons ATGAAACGCCACTTCTCGGACCACAGGGGAGAGCAGTCGCCAGCTGATGGGACCACCCTCAGCTTGACCACACCTGAGTCCACGCAGGAGAGCCTGGGAGTGTGCTGGCCAG GGATCCTAAAGGACACCCACTCGCCCCCGCCAGGGCCCGCCATTCCCCATGACGAGGATACCTGGTTTGCCTCCAGGGCCCGGCGCGTGCTGGGCTGGAGCAGCTCCCCATCCTCGCAGTCCGCCTCTGAGTACCAGTCCTACTCGCAGtacaagtcctgctgctcctgcgTGTGCGACGAGGAGGGGCCCCCGCAGAGCGTGTGCGCGCTCTACACCCACGTGCAGACCGTGCGCGGCGTGGCGGTTGCCTGGGAGACCGAGGAGGGCTTCGAGCCAATCAGCAGGAAGCCCCGCATCCGCGAGGCCGAGTTCAtcaagaggcagaggaggaaaggtTCGTCCTTCGAGATGGCGTCCAACACCGACCTGCGCTGGGAGCTCGAAGCGTGTCAGGACGACTGCTGCTCGGAGCCCGAGGACCCGGAGCAGCTGCTGGAGTGCTCCCCGCAGGAGCTGCGGGCCCCTCCGGACTGGCTGGTCACCACGAACTACGGGCTGCGCTGCGTGGCCTGCTGCCGGGTCTTCCCCACGCTGGGGGAGCTGCTGGAGCACGCCCAGTATGGCATCCGCGAGGGCTTCAGCTGTCAGATCTTCTTTGAAGAGATGCTGGAGAGAAGGCGGGCCCGGGAGCGAGCCCAAGACCcgcagctggaggaggaggaggaggacgaggagggggaggaggaggaggaagaacagaGCCCGTCAGACACTAGCGAATACCCGAGCCCAAAGGACAAGGTGCTCCAGTCTCAACAGCTGCCGCAGAAGCAGCAGTGA